One Corythoichthys intestinalis isolate RoL2023-P3 chromosome 9, ASM3026506v1, whole genome shotgun sequence DNA window includes the following coding sequences:
- the LOC130921992 gene encoding PAK4-inhibitor inka2-like: protein MLCLRESGECLREHVNCMMRSLQDLKHLRRTCPAASRHARSPASIQIPTVGNSLPAVSIGSLSSVPLSYRPRDHRTRLRISSASTASTYDSACCLATPLEEEEDEDEDDGRNSRLGLNSPSSHKSLDLDSGYSEASWQDEGVVLRRTRNVRVSSSACLRTNRAVSGRVRPKSTSDACLERWTSFETGDPEDWANALLTRGRSRQPLVLGDNSFADLVKNWMDLPDCPEPPELNPKPRRRLGRSLLVNIRRKLAGLSKSMEERVRMRSTDTHLNRTANAPKRLSCPVVSSEPKVPFFHQSHSAIHELDMDFYHFAALMKSGSRQPIICKDIIGYI from the exons ATG CTGTGTCTCCGAGAGTCCGGCGAGTGTTTGAGAGAGCACGTAAACTGCATGATGAGGTCGCTTCAGGACCTAAAGCATCTGAGGAGGACGTGTCCCGCTGCCAGCAGACATGCTCGCAGTCCCGCCAGCATCCAGATACCCACCGTTGGCAACTCTCTTCCAGCCGTCTCTATCGGCAGCCTATCATCAGTGCCGCTCTCCTACCGGCCCAGAGATCACCGCACGCGTCTTAGGATATCCAGCGCCAGCACGGCCAGCACCTATGACTCAGCCTGCTGCCTGGCCACCCctctggaggaagaggaggatgaAGACGAGGATGACGGTCGCAACAGTCGGTTAGGCCTCAACTCGCCCAGCAGTCACAAGAGTTTGGACTTAGACTCTGGGTACTCGGAGGCATCGTGGCAGGATGAAGGAGTGGTCCTCAGGAGGACGAGGAACGTTCGGGTGTCATCCTCGGCCTGCCTTCGCACCAACAGGGCAGTAAGCGGACGCGTACGACCCAAATCGACGTCGGACGCTTGCCTGGAAAGGTGGACGTCCTTCGAGACGGGCGATCCGGAGGACTGGGCAAACGCTTTGCTGACCAGAGGACGCAGCCGCCAACCTCTGGTTCTGGGAGACAACAGCTTTGCGGACCTTGTAAAGAACTGGATGGATCTACCAGACTGTCCCGAGCCCCCCGAGCTTAACCCCAAACCTAGACGCAGACTGGGAAGAAGCCTCTTGGTCAACATACGGAGAAAGTTAGCTGGCTTGTCAAAGAGCATGGAGGAGAGAGTGAGAATGAGATCCACTGACACTCACCTCAACAGAACTGCCAATGCCCCGAAACGTCTCTCTTGTCCCgtcgtctcatcagagccaaagGTCCCCTTTTTCCACCAGTCCCACTCCGCCATTCACGAGCTGGACATGGACTTTTACCACTTTGCTGCCCTTATGAAGTCTGGTAGCAGACAGCCCATCATATGCAAGGACATCATTGGCTACATCTAA